The DNA region AAGGCGGGATGGCGGTCCATGTCGGGAGCGGCGCATCGTCACGCCCTGTCATTCGCAATATCCCTCCCACTCGATATGACGATGTGCGCGGACAGAACGCCGCAGTGGAGGCGGTGCGCGACTACGTCGAGATGCCCATCAAGCACGCGGAGATTTTCAAGCACATCGGCGCCAAGGGCAGCAGGGGCGTCCTGCTTTACGGCGCGCCAGGCAACGGCAAAACATTGCTGGCCAAGGCCGTGGCCGGTGAATCCGGCGCGCACATCGAGATCGTCTCCGGGCCGGAGGCGCTATCCAAGTGGGTCGGCGAGGCCGAGGAGCGGATCCGCGCGATCTTCGAGCGAGCCCGTAAACTTGCGCCCTCAGTAATCCTCTTCGACGAGATCGACGCCATCGCTTCCTCCCGAAGCCTCGCGGAAGGGCATCATCACAAGACTCTCGTATCCCAACTGCTCGTCCTGCTCGACGGCCTGGAGGATCGCGGCCACATCTTCGTCATCGGCACGACCAACCGCCCCGACGACGTGGACCCCGCGCTACGCCGCCCAGGTCGCTTCGACCGGACGATCCACATGGGGCCGCCGGGTATCGAAGGCCGCGCGGCCATCTTTGCAAAACACATGGCCGGGATGAAAGTCGGCAGCGATATTGACCCCCATGAACTTGCCCGCCTCACACCAGGCTTTTCCGGCGCGCAGATCGAACTTGCCTGCCGCGAGGCAGGCATGGCCTGTGTGAAGGAGACCGTGCAAGATCATGTTCCCCTGGAATTCGTGGAAGTGCGGATGGATCATTTCGAAAAGGCTATTGAGCTGATTATTCGTGAAAACCTCAAAAACGCTTCCGGCCGGCGCCGCTCAAAAGGCAATGGCGATGAAAAACCCGAGGCCGGCCGGATACTCGATCCGCATTTTCTCCTGATCGCTGACCAAGCAAAATAACGCGCTCAACCTCATGCCGATTTTCCCGAATCCAGTTTTTGGGGATACTTGCGACCGCCAATCTAATCCCGCCTGCGCTGGGTGGAAGTCTTATGGGACAAAAACTTCCATCAGAAACAACCATGAAAACGAGCCGCGAAAGTGCTTTTTCGAGGCGCCTTCTCCAAGCGGTTCCATACGGGAGCTCAATCGGCACTCCAAGGGCACTCCAAGCGCGAATCCGCCTGCACGAACCGATTGGAAACTCGCTTGAAGGTCCCGGCGCATGAGGGTCGTATCCTAAATTCGGACCATCGCTTTTGTGGCTCTACACCAGCCGCCATAGCTCATCCGCGCGATCTTGAAAAGCGTCGATTCCAGGTAGGGGCGCACCAAGTTCGCCATGAAGCTGAACCCGCCCAGGCTGTTGAAGTGCTTCAGACCGCAACTTGA from Candidatus Alcyoniella australis includes:
- a CDS encoding ATP-binding protein, producing the protein GGMAVHVGSGASSRPVIRNIPPTRYDDVRGQNAAVEAVRDYVEMPIKHAEIFKHIGAKGSRGVLLYGAPGNGKTLLAKAVAGESGAHIEIVSGPEALSKWVGEAEERIRAIFERARKLAPSVILFDEIDAIASSRSLAEGHHHKTLVSQLLVLLDGLEDRGHIFVIGTTNRPDDVDPALRRPGRFDRTIHMGPPGIEGRAAIFAKHMAGMKVGSDIDPHELARLTPGFSGAQIELACREAGMACVKETVQDHVPLEFVEVRMDHFEKAIELIIRENLKNASGRRRSKGNGDEKPEAGRILDPHFLLIADQAK